A region from the Arachis ipaensis cultivar K30076 chromosome B01, Araip1.1, whole genome shotgun sequence genome encodes:
- the LOC107640135 gene encoding uncharacterized protein LOC107640135 isoform X1 encodes MTSTTTMLLRSSSSSSTLNSWLPHSNHSSAEPEIIHQIPRITRSITLSASSSPKGVALPRVLSDSDLSSSVHMPWVRPPSRTTSLGPALFSFSELTEGDGAGCGGGVGGGGIGIGGGRGGWGFWDSNYDNDPTDEYYRAMIAANPGNPLFLSNYARYLKEVCGDYVRAEEYCARAILADQNDGKVLSMYADLIWESHKDAPRAECYYDQAVKAAPDDCYVLASYANFLWDATEAGELGEEDSSQNSPSFFHGGIPPSFSSSHSCLSFMFWCWLSYKFLTFAYVTFYLVKFWSMKIVAIIQMYIHV; translated from the exons aTGACAAGCACAACAACTATGCTTCTTCGAAGCTCATCATCTTCGTCCACGCTCAATTCATGGCTTCCCCATTCCAATCACTCTTCTGCCGAACCCGAAATCATTCACCAGATTCCACGAATAACTCGATCCATCACATTGTCCGCATCGTCCTCGCCCAAAGGAGTCGCATTGCCGCGTGTTCTCTCTGATTCTGATCTCTCCTCCTCCGTACACATGCCTTGGGTTCGTCCTCCTTCCAGAACGACGTCGTTGGGCCCCGCATTGTTTTCGTTCTCCGAGTTGACAGAAGGCGACGGTGCAggttgtggtggtggtgttggaggAGGTGGTATTGGCATTGGTGGCGGTCGCGGTGGTTGGGGATTCTGGGATTCCAATTACGACAATGATCCAACTGACGAATATTACCGAGCCATGATCGCAGCTAATCCCGGGAATCCACTTTTTCTTAGCAACTACGCAAGGTACTTGAAAGAG GTTTGTGGAGATTATGTTAGAGCAGAAGAGTATTGTGCAAGAGCAATTTTGGCTGACCAGAATGATGGGAAGGTGTTATCCATGTATGCAGATTTGATATGGGAGAGCCACAAGGATGCTCCTCGTGCTGAGTGTTACTATGATCAAGCCGTTAAAGCTGCTCCAGATGATTG TTATGTTCTAGCATCCTATGCTAATTTTCTTTGGGATGCCACGGAAGCGGGTGAGCTAGGGGAAGAAGATTCCTCTCAAAATTCTCCTAGTTTCTTCCATGGAGGTATTCCACCCTCCTTCTCCTCTAGCCACAGCTGCTTAAGCTTCATGTTCTGGTGCTGGCTTTCATACAAGTTTCTAACATTTGCTTATGTTACCTTTTACCTTGTAAAATTTTGGTCCATGAAAATAGTTGCCATTATTCAAATGTACATTCATGTATAG
- the LOC107640135 gene encoding uncharacterized protein LOC107640135 isoform X2 → MTSTTTMLLRSSSSSSTLNSWLPHSNHSSAEPEIIHQIPRITRSITLSASSSPKGVALPRVLSDSDLSSSVHMPWVRPPSRTTSLGPALFSFSELTEGDGAGCGGGVGGGGIGIGGGRGGWGFWDSNYDNDPTDEYYRAMIAANPGNPLFLSNYARYLKEVCGDYVRAEEYCARAILADQNDGKVLSMYADLIWESHKDAPRAECYYDQAVKAAPDD, encoded by the exons aTGACAAGCACAACAACTATGCTTCTTCGAAGCTCATCATCTTCGTCCACGCTCAATTCATGGCTTCCCCATTCCAATCACTCTTCTGCCGAACCCGAAATCATTCACCAGATTCCACGAATAACTCGATCCATCACATTGTCCGCATCGTCCTCGCCCAAAGGAGTCGCATTGCCGCGTGTTCTCTCTGATTCTGATCTCTCCTCCTCCGTACACATGCCTTGGGTTCGTCCTCCTTCCAGAACGACGTCGTTGGGCCCCGCATTGTTTTCGTTCTCCGAGTTGACAGAAGGCGACGGTGCAggttgtggtggtggtgttggaggAGGTGGTATTGGCATTGGTGGCGGTCGCGGTGGTTGGGGATTCTGGGATTCCAATTACGACAATGATCCAACTGACGAATATTACCGAGCCATGATCGCAGCTAATCCCGGGAATCCACTTTTTCTTAGCAACTACGCAAGGTACTTGAAAGAG GTTTGTGGAGATTATGTTAGAGCAGAAGAGTATTGTGCAAGAGCAATTTTGGCTGACCAGAATGATGGGAAGGTGTTATCCATGTATGCAGATTTGATATGGGAGAGCCACAAGGATGCTCCTCGTGCTGAGTGTTACTATGATCAAGCCGTTAAAGCTGCTCCAGATGATTG A
- the LOC107640125 gene encoding equilibrative nucleotide transporter 8-like — protein MEAVKVSIDQDERRDTCRVAYIIHFLLGAGNLLPWNALITAVDYFAYLYPTKHIEKVFSVAYMISSVLVLLMMMSWGGWSRTTLRLRMNVGYSMFVMSLMIPPVIDWASSSTKLEDRPSGAYGLTVAAVVICGLADGLVGGSLIGSAGKLPKQYMQAVFAGTASSGIIISVLRIITKASLPQTPKGLQISAHLYFMVATVFLLCCIIFSNLQYKLPVMQEYYQSLQHDNTLCSGTRFWAVAGKIKGPAFAILIIYVVTLSIFPGFIAEDLESKLLMDWYPILLITVYNLADLIGKSLTAFYVIQSITRAIWTSIIRLLFYPLFILCLHGPKWLKSEVPMIALTFLLGVTNGYLTSVLMIQTPKSVPFSESELSAIVMIVFLGFGLVGGSVLGWFWIL, from the exons atggaAGCAGTCAAGGTCTCAATTGATCAAGATGAGAGAAGAGACACATGCAGAGTTGCTTACATAATCCATTTCTTGCTTGGTGCTGGCAACTTGCTTCCTTGGAATGCTTTAATCACTGCAGTGGATTATTTTGCGTACCTCTATCCAACCAAACACATAGAGAAGGTTTTCTCAGTGGCTTACATGATTTCATCAGTTCTAGTACTTCTCATGATGATGAGCTGGGGAGGTTGGAGCAGAACAACGTTGAGGTTGCGAATGAACGTCGGGTATTCAATGTTTGTTATGTCTCTCATGATACCTCCTGTCATTGACTGGGCCTCCAGCAGCACCAAGTTAGAAGACAGACCAAGCGGCGCCTATGGTTTGACCGTTGCAGCAGTGGTGATTTGTGGTTTAGCAGATGGCTTGGTGGGTGGAAGCTTGATAGGATCGGCCGGCAAGCTCCCAAAACAGTATATGCAAGCTGTTTTCGCCGGAACTGCATCATCAG GTATTATAATTTCAGTGTTGAGGATAATAACAAAAGCATCACTTCCACAAACACCAAAGGGACTACAAATAAGTGCTCACTTGTACTTTATGGTTGCTACTGTTTTCCTACTATGCTGCATAATCTTCAGCAATTTGCAGTACAAGTTACCAGTCATGCAGGAGTATTATCAGAGCCTTCAACACGACAACACCTTATGCTCTGGGACAAGATTTTGGGCAGTTGCGGGGAAAATCAAGGGGCCAGCTTTTGCAATTCTCATAATCTACGTAGTGACTCTGTCTATCTTCCCAGGATTCATTGCAGAGGATCTGGAATCCAAGCTTCTAATGGATTGGTATCCTATTTTACTGATAACAGTTTATAATCTTGCTGATCTTATTGGGAAGTCATTAACTGCCTTCTATGTCATACAATCTATCACAAGGGCAATATGGACCTCCATAATAAGGCTACTATTCTATCCACTCTTTATCCTTTGTCTTCATGGACCAAAGTGGCTGAAATCAGAAGTGCCAATGATAGCTCTTACCTTTCTGCTTGGTGTTACTAATGGTTACCTCACCAGTGTCCTTATGATTCAAACACCCAAGTCAGTGCCCTTCTCAGAATCAGAGTTATCTGCTATTGTGATGATAGTGTTCCTTGGATTTGGTTTGGTTGGTGGTTCAGTCCTAGGCTGGTTCTGGATCTTATAA